The following is a genomic window from Hemibagrus wyckioides isolate EC202008001 linkage group LG22, SWU_Hwy_1.0, whole genome shotgun sequence.
TGAGGTGGAGTGTGCTGGAGTGTGTTGTAGATGGACTCACGTGCATGTGCCAGGCTCAGGGCCCACAGTCGGAGGTAGGAGGCGGTGTTGGAGACGCAGCCCAGGCAATATTCAATAGTGTGTATTGACTGGTGCAGGAACACATCCGCAAAATCAAActggattaaataaaaatagaaataataaacagGACTGTAATGGTCATTTTAGCATTAGCTCCAGTTTATCAGCGAAAGCGTCGAGCCATTAACAAATGAGATGAATGTGTTTTAGTTTACCTCTTCTGATTGGCTATCTGAACTGCTGGAGTGACTGTCCAGGCTGGTGCCCTCCTCTAAATCACTGGCACGCATGAGGGAGATCTCCTCATCACTGCTGCGCCGTACACGCTCatatccctacacacacacacacacacacacacacacacacacacacacacagagagataaagACATCTCTGACATCACTGCTCATTGTTtactgtataataaacacagcatAGGGGATAAGAACACAACTACAGTACATGTAAACTCCCACGAAGTCACTTGTAATTACACATTTCTTAAAAGATACACAATTACTGTTAGAATTACAGTTACATTAACCATCAGGTTATTTTGCATAACTTTAGGAATGTATaagctttcattaaaaaaacaaaaaaacaacacacacactgttctcacCCTGTACATGCTAAATCGATTCCTGCCTTTATGGAGCCAGTAGAGGTAGAGCGGCTTCCCCAACAACAGCACAGGAACACTGAGAAGAGCCACAAGTAACAGGAACACCTGCAGTCCtatctgagacacacacacacacacacacaatcaaacatatACTGCTTCTTCAGAACATGAATAATAAGAACTAATCAGTTGTGATAACCAACAGACCAATCGTTGGAGTCTATtggtcattttattattattattattattattattacaattaattaattaattaattaattaatattatccATGTTATCCTTCCTCCCCTCctactccctctctcactcacctgcCCCGTGTAGAGAGGCTGTCCTGGGCCTCCCTGCATGAGGAACATGTTAATGAAGTGGATAAGGATGCTGGGAGCTCTCTGGGAGTCTCGCGCCGTGAAGGTCAACCACTTATAGACGATCATGAAGACCAGGTAGCCGAAGAGGCAGAGCAGGAAAAGGAGCTCGGGCAGGAAGACCAGGTAGAGGTTGAACTTCCTCCTGAAGTGTCTGAAAGCAAAATGAGGCCAGGGGTAAGAGAAGGACGAACTGCAAAGCTCTGCCACTTCATTatgttaggaataaaacactctgtgTCATGCtgatttaggaaaataatcaattccAGAGTGGTGCTAAAGCTACGATCATTATTTCCAGTTAGAGAGTTATTGGTGACTCACAGGTGGTTATAGGCGCTCAGGACCACACCGAAGCTCATGTGAATGATCCCTAAAATTACAGACATCTTCATCTTATAGGAGTTGAGGAACGTGAGCCGGTTTGAAGCCAGGTTCCAAAtctaagaggaaaaaaaatcaaaacaagagAATGCGACACTTTAATTTTATAAAGGAAAACAAGAGCTTTATTAAAGAAATGCATCTGCTGAAGAGCTGTGTCTGTTAATACTAAGAGCTTTTTAAGGTTTTGCTAATTGGTGTTTGGCTAGGGTGTTGCTGTGGTATTCCAGGTGGTTGTTAGCGTGTTGCTAGGGTACTCTATGTGGATGTTAGGGTGTTGCTATGTTAGTCCAGGTGGTTGTTAGGGTGTTGCTTAGTGACTGTTGCCAAGCAGTTGCTATAGTTTTGCTAGAGTGTTGCATTGGTATTTGTTGATAGGATGTAGCTAAGTAGTTATGTTATCGGAGTTGGTTGCTAGGGTGTGACTGTGTGGTTCCCATGTTCTTCTAGGCTTTTGCTAGGTGAAAAGATCAGATTTCCTCTGAGCAGGTGAAGGAGGATAAACAGcagcaataataaataatcagtgTGAGAAGTCACTCTGAAACACTCACCGGGTCGATGCCGAAGGGGTACGGCCCGTTAAACACCCCCGTAACGTTAGGGTCCAGGGTGAGGAAGCTGTTTGAGCGTAGCGTGTTATtcctacaacaacaacaacgcaaCATTAACACAACCAGTCTGACCTGTAACCATAACAACAtatcatccaaaaaaaaaaaaaaaaaacgatcaaataattacaaaaaaaaaaaaaaaaaaaaaaaaaagaattgtttacTGTTTTCAGGTTAAAAAAATACACTCTAAATTCCATTCtgttaaatgattaataataaaaaacataaaactgtaGGAATCATTTATCAGAACTAAAATAACATACTGTAAATAtgccattatttattatatataaataatataaaataattattagggttttctaaatttttttatttaatattaaaataaatatatatttttatatattttttatattaaataaaaacctaaatGTCAAAACGTAATAAAAATCTAATTACAACTAGTTCcctttttaattgtttaaaattaCACCACTACCCACTAGAATGAATTTTAATCAAACAGTAAAGAAAACAAGTGTAACTCAACAAAAACTAACAGATTATTTaatcatgtttaatgtttaattccTTATcaataattgaaaataaataaataacaataaaaaaattaataaagaaagaaattgttactggaaaaacattttaaaattttaatagatatttattattaacagatatttatttgtttttttttatttatttaaaaaagtagGAGACTCACTGCCACTGCTTCTGGTCGAACATGGCTTTGACGCTCCATCCGGAGCCGAACAGGTTCAGTGACTTGGAGAAACAGTCGTTATAGATGAACCCGGTGTACACCGAGAAAACACCCATCAACAGGATGATGTAGCGTCCCTCAAAAAACATGTTCCAGATctgaaacaaagaaaagaaaagcccCTGAGGTCAGCTttgccaaaaaacaaaacatgtataTGAAGAAATGTAGAACGTAAACACACCTCGTTCCTGGTTTTCTTCAGTTTGCGGTCCTTCTCATACAGAACCATCCAGAAGGCAAAGAGGGACATGATGAGGCCGTGGCCGAGGTCTCCGAACAtcacagcaaacaggaaggggaaCGTGATGATGGTGTATGGAGCTGTGAGAGATGAGGAACATAAGGAACATCAGCACCACATGAACCTGGAGTTTCATGATTTCTTTACAGCATCTAATAGGTTACATCCAGATTCTGGTGCTGGAGGATGAACATTAATAACACCACAACATCTACACTTCACATTGTTTGAGGCTCTTGACTGAGGTAAATGAttaaccagggttgccaggtttaaTCATAATGGCCTTTcaaaaatcaccaaaaaaaGTCCCAAAAGTAATCGAAAAATTTAGAAATCTGAAAAATTGATATTTTCCCCCTCAGCCTCTGAGTGGAGAAACCAAGAAGCTCACATGTATTCCTCCGAATATACTGACATTTCGCACACCATCATAACCCCCCTTATCTTCTCCCAACCTTTTCAATATATTACAACAGATATGACTCCATGTATCAGACACACTTCTACTTTGATGTTTTTGTGGAAAGTTACTGCAGATTATTTACTATAAAACAAGATCTTGGTGGCCACTATTTTAAAACAagcacaatctggcaacccagtcATTAACTCAACTGAAAACGttcacagatgttttttttttttgcttaaatggATGTCCATTAAGGCTCATTTGCAACAGGGTTCACCTCCCTGACCCACCTGAGATCACCTCCCTCACCCTCCTGGCTTCACCTCCCTCCTGACCCACCAGGGATCACCTCCCTCTTGACCCACCAGGGATCACCTCCCTCTTGACCCACCTGGGTTCACCTCCCTGTAGGATCCCACTCCGTAAGCGTCCACTATATTCTGAAATCCGGAGGTGAACTTATTGGTCCTTATGAGCGTGGGTGGAGTGTCATTACTGGGAATGCGATTGACGAATGAAGGAACAGTTGCGCCACTTTTTCTctgaaaaggcaaaaaaaaaacaggaagcagaGTCAAGATGAGCAACAGTTCTACGAACACGAGAAAAGAACGACAGCAAACTGCAGTACAGGGCTGTGGTGAGATGACTGAgggtagtggtgctggtggggGGGATCAAGAATTTCTTGGGAATTTAAAACTATAAAttaaactataaaatataagttaaactataaaataatatatatatatatatatatatatacgctgCCTTATgagtttattatatatatatatatataataaaaaaattcataaggcaGCGTCTATGAATATGCATGAATATGTAAATAGCATTTAACATTAGCTTTGTTAGCTGAGCACACACGTTTTGTAGCTCATTTGCCTATCGGTTGCGATTGGTCCAAAGCCACTGATGCTattttgtgacatcacaaaatGTGGCTTTAACAGATTTCTATATAATCAAAATCAGCagctaaatgaaaagaaaagatttaaacaaatcaaaaaatAAGCTATAGGCTAATAGCTATAGGCTAGTAATTTGCATGGACCTCACCGAGCCTTCCTCCAGCGCCCTCCGCAGGGCAGGCAGGTCGTTCACAGGGCACCACACTTCCGCGATCAGGCACTTGTTAGTGACGTCGAAGCTGCACAGATTGAGGATATGATAGATGGCCTTCATCTTCTTCACCTGGATCACCCACGTGTACACGGACTCCGAGGCTTTGTTCAACACCTGCCTCAGGTAATCCTCCGTCCGGTACAGAACCTTATGGGCGAGGAATCATTCGGGTTAGAATATGTTAATGTAGTCTAAAAAAactagaaacaaacaaacacaaaagtcTCATTGCACATccatgtaggtgtgtgtatatataaataaaaaaaaacaaaagtacaaagttcaaatcccaaaatGTCTCTTCTTTACTCGAAACATACTTCTGAGAAGGACGATTTTCATGAAATCTCTGTCAGAATTCATTGTATTGTTGTTCTAAGCTGAATGAGAAAATAAAGGGCAGTAGTACTAAgtctaaaaatgaaaataaattaaactagCAAAGCAGAATGCAGCACTGTTTAGGCAAAAAAGTATCGTGTTCACAATACACTGTGTTTAATCCTGTGTAATAAAGCCAGAAATGGTGCTAGGAGCCAT
Proteins encoded in this region:
- the atp6v0a2b gene encoding V-type proton ATPase 116 kDa subunit a; amino-acid sequence: MGSLFRSEEVCLAQLFLQSGSAYECISELGELGLVEFRDLNPSVNAFQRKFVNEIKRSEEMERILGYLLREIKKADIALPEDEVNPVAPLPKHVMGIMEQLQRLELELSEVMRNKEKLQKNLLELTEYSHMLRITRSFVHRTTEREPVRAQYEEFPFLEKDSAMDYASMQRLGAKLGFISGLISSVKIEAFERMLWRVCKGYTILSYAEVEESLEDPNTGEPTRSAVFLISYWGDQIGQKVKKICDCYHCHLYPYPNSNEERDDVVEGLRTRIQDLHTVLYRTEDYLRQVLNKASESVYTWVIQVKKMKAIYHILNLCSFDVTNKCLIAEVWCPVNDLPALRRALEEGSRKSGATVPSFVNRIPSNDTPPTLIRTNKFTSGFQNIVDAYGVGSYREVNPAPYTIITFPFLFAVMFGDLGHGLIMSLFAFWMVLYEKDRKLKKTRNEIWNMFFEGRYIILLMGVFSVYTGFIYNDCFSKSLNLFGSGWSVKAMFDQKQWQNNTLRSNSFLTLDPNVTGVFNGPYPFGIDPIWNLASNRLTFLNSYKMKMSVILGIIHMSFGVVLSAYNHLHFRRKFNLYLVFLPELLFLLCLFGYLVFMIVYKWLTFTARDSQRAPSILIHFINMFLMQGGPGQPLYTGQIGLQVFLLLVALLSVPVLLLGKPLYLYWLHKGRNRFSMYRGYERVRRSSDEEISLMRASDLEEGTSLDSHSSSSDSQSEEFDFADVFLHQSIHTIEYCLGCVSNTASYLRLWALSLAHAQLSEVLWAMVMRVGLRVDNSVGVLLLVPVFGFFAVLTVSILLVMEGLSAFLHALRLHWVEFQNKFYSGSGTKFSPFSFSLLHTSFESEGLL